Proteins encoded in a region of the Lepisosteus oculatus isolate fLepOcu1 chromosome 23, fLepOcu1.hap2, whole genome shotgun sequence genome:
- the tfpt gene encoding TCF3 fusion partner, which yields MMEDFSGLALPPLFGGNILEAELETEGVEFVDGGGVSEEPGAELREEAEQRERDRRKYQALSRRCKELEQVNERILSRLHQVCRLTRRLKKERRFLMKTLTSYGDDFRSAQLTLLLEEEGGAPADSAHGGEEEGLHEPSGSSPSSVLQPAAGPRKKRHRGARERDRELQAEPQFSGYPSPPDFS from the exons ATGATGGAGGACTTCTCCGGCCTGGCTCTGCCCCCCCTCTTCGGGGGCAACATCCTGGAGGCGGAGCTGGAGACGGAGGGGGTGGAGTTCGTGGATGGGGGCGGGGTCTCGGAGGAGCCAGGGGCAGAGCTGCGTGAGGAGGCggagcagagggagagggacaggaggAAGTACCAGGCGCTGAGCCGGCGCTGTAAGgagctggagcag gtgAATGAGAGAATCTTGTCCCGCCTCCACCAAGTGTGCCGGCTGACGCGGCGCCTGAAGAAGGAGCGcag gTTCCTGATGAAGACGCTGACTTCCTACGGGGACGACTTCCGCAGCGCTCAGCTGACCCTGCTGCTGGAG GAGGAAGGCGGGGCCCCGGCGGACTCTGCCCACGGTGGGGAGGAGGAGGGACTGCACGAGCCCTCTGGCTCCTCCCCCTCGTCCGTCCTTCAGCCAGCAGCCGGGCCCAGGAAGAAGAGGCACCGCGGCGCGCGGGAGAGAGACCGGGAGCTGCAG gcGGAGCCGCAGTTCAGCGGGTACCCCAGCCCCCCCGACTTCAGCTGA
- the ndufa3 gene encoding NADH dehydrogenase [ubiquinone] 1 alpha subcomplex subunit 3: MAGRVAAFLKGAWSREPVVTVACGIGALAVLFPLISPYTKYAGPMNMAVPYNYPVPLRDDGNMPEVPSHPCDPQGPTLDWMKKL; encoded by the exons ATGGCTGGAC GTGTGGCAGCTTTCCTGAAGGGCGCCTGGAGCAGAGAGCCTGTGGTGACCGTGGCGTGCGGGATCGGGGCGCTGG CTGTCCTCTTCCCCCTGATCAGCCCCTACACCAAGTACGCGGGGCCCATGAACATGGCCGTACCCTACAACTATCCTG TGCCCCTGAGGGATGACGGGAACATGCCCGAGGTGCCCAGCCACCCCTGTGACCCCCAGGGCCCGACGCTGGACTGGATGAAGAAGTTGTGA